The proteins below are encoded in one region of Candidatus Palauibacter australiensis:
- a CDS encoding PIN domain-containing protein, protein MADDGRPAGLEERLARAGLVHVDARVFALHLTGTGPTRQTELTFSGIASGAVKAQTSSLTLYQVLVEVYRQGEPTLAGDVARYMRLYPRLGIVPASPEIAIQAAEVRARLGGRSERALQIATALVSDAEVYLTSGSGLRRIAGMRVLNVEDFGQG, encoded by the coding sequence ATGGCGGACGACGGGCGCCCCGCAGGTCTCGAGGAGCGTCTCGCCCGGGCCGGTCTCGTCCACGTCGACGCTCGCGTATTCGCGCTTCACCTGACCGGCACGGGTCCGACGAGACAAACGGAACTCACCTTCTCGGGCATCGCGAGCGGCGCGGTCAAGGCCCAGACGTCGAGCCTGACTCTGTACCAGGTCCTCGTGGAAGTCTACCGGCAGGGAGAGCCGACATTGGCGGGCGACGTGGCGCGGTACATGCGGCTCTACCCTCGATTGGGCATCGTACCGGCCAGCCCCGAAATCGCCATTCAGGCCGCCGAAGTACGAGCGCGGCTCGGAGGTCGGTCGGAACGGGCCCTGCAGATTGCGACGGCGCTCGTTTCGGACGCCGAGGTGTACCTCACGTCGGGCTCGGGACTCCGCCGGATTGCCGGGATG
- a CDS encoding AbrB/MazE/SpoVT family DNA-binding domain-containing protein: MSSKNQIVVPKVAREALRLRPGDRLSVSVDGDTVRMEKLPPEQDDRLRGVLRDVVDAGDLWIELEDA; encoded by the coding sequence ATGAGCAGCAAGAACCAGATCGTGGTGCCAAAAGTCGCGCGCGAGGCGCTCCGCCTCAGGCCCGGCGACCGGCTCTCGGTGTCGGTGGATGGTGACACCGTGAGGATGGAAAAGCTGCCGCCCGAGCAGGATGATCGGCTGCGGGGCGTGCTCCGGGATGTCGTCGATGCCGGGGATCTCTGGATCGAGCTCGAGGACGCCTGA